A region from the Citrobacter koseri ATCC BAA-895 genome encodes:
- the argR gene encoding transcriptional regulator ArgR, producing MRSSAKQEELVKAFKALLKEEKFSSQGEIVLALQDQGFDNINQSKVSRMLTKFGAVRTRNAKMEMVYCLPAELGVPTTSSPLKNLVLDIDYNDAVVVIHTSPGAAQLIARLLDSLGKAEGILGTIAGDDTIFTTPANGFTVKDLYEAILELFEQEL from the coding sequence ATGCGAAGCTCGGCTAAACAAGAAGAATTAGTCAAGGCGTTCAAAGCGCTACTCAAAGAAGAAAAATTCAGTTCACAGGGCGAAATCGTCCTCGCGTTACAGGATCAGGGCTTTGATAACATCAACCAGTCCAAGGTCTCGCGCATGCTGACCAAGTTCGGCGCGGTGCGTACCCGCAACGCAAAAATGGAGATGGTCTACTGTCTCCCGGCTGAGCTAGGCGTGCCAACCACCTCCAGCCCTTTAAAGAATCTGGTGTTAGATATCGACTACAACGATGCTGTTGTGGTGATCCATACCAGTCCTGGCGCCGCACAGCTGATCGCGCGTCTGCTGGACTCGCTGGGGAAAGCGGAAGGCATTCTCGGAACCATTGCCGGTGACGACACCATTTTCACCACCCCCGCGAATGGCTTTACGGTGAAAGATCTGTACGAAGCCATTCTGGAACTGTTCGAACAAGAGCTGTAA
- a CDS encoding NAD-dependent succinate-semialdehyde dehydrogenase, whose amino-acid sequence MQTLQDNELFQTGYLVDGLWKTLDNTFDVINPATGETIAAVAKAGKKETEEAIAAAAKAFPAWRAKTAKERSAILYRWYELIIEHKSWLGRLMTTEQGKPLKEAEGEVEYAASFIQWFAEQAKRANGEIIPPIKPGSRIFATREPIGVVAAITPWNFPMAMLTRKLGPALAAGCTGVIKPANNTPLSAFALLTLAKKAGVPDGVLNAVAGNTPEISDAIMASHEVRKISFTGSTAVGKTLVRNAADTMKKVSMELGGNAPYIVFDDADIDAAVQGAIANKFRNAGQVCVSVNRFYIHESVYDEFTRKLADAVQKLKVGNGLEEGVIVGPLIEPAAVDKVREHVEDAIAKGAKVLAGAKAHSLGGNFWQPTVLGDCSDGMKLASEETFGPVAACFRFTSEDEVIQRANNTPFGLAAYFYTQNLQRVFRVSQAIESGMIGINECAVSTELGPFGGVKESGLGREGSVLGLEEFLEVKTLHIGGL is encoded by the coding sequence ATGCAAACGCTCCAGGACAACGAACTTTTTCAGACGGGATATCTGGTTGATGGACTTTGGAAAACGCTGGATAACACCTTCGATGTTATTAATCCGGCAACCGGTGAAACGATAGCCGCCGTTGCCAAAGCCGGTAAAAAAGAGACCGAAGAGGCGATTGCGGCGGCGGCAAAAGCCTTCCCTGCCTGGCGGGCCAAAACGGCAAAAGAGCGCTCGGCCATTCTGTATCGCTGGTATGAACTGATCATTGAGCATAAATCCTGGCTGGGCCGTCTGATGACCACTGAGCAGGGGAAGCCGTTGAAAGAGGCAGAAGGCGAAGTGGAGTACGCCGCCAGTTTCATCCAGTGGTTTGCTGAACAGGCGAAGCGGGCAAATGGCGAAATAATTCCGCCGATCAAACCCGGATCGCGGATCTTTGCCACCCGTGAACCGATTGGCGTCGTGGCGGCGATTACGCCGTGGAACTTCCCGATGGCAATGTTGACCCGTAAATTAGGCCCCGCGCTGGCGGCAGGCTGTACGGGGGTCATTAAACCGGCGAATAACACGCCGCTTAGCGCATTCGCCTTGCTGACGCTGGCGAAGAAAGCTGGCGTACCTGACGGCGTGCTGAACGCCGTCGCGGGCAATACCCCGGAGATCAGCGACGCCATTATGGCCAGCCACGAGGTGCGCAAAATCTCCTTTACCGGATCGACCGCCGTGGGGAAAACGCTGGTGCGTAACGCGGCTGACACGATGAAGAAAGTCTCGATGGAACTGGGGGGCAATGCGCCGTATATCGTGTTTGACGATGCGGATATTGACGCTGCGGTACAGGGGGCGATCGCCAATAAATTCCGCAACGCGGGGCAGGTGTGCGTCAGCGTTAACCGTTTCTATATCCATGAGTCGGTCTATGACGAATTTACCCGCAAGCTGGCGGATGCCGTACAAAAACTGAAGGTCGGAAATGGTCTGGAGGAGGGCGTGATCGTCGGCCCGCTGATTGAACCGGCGGCTGTCGATAAAGTGCGTGAGCACGTTGAGGACGCTATCGCAAAAGGAGCGAAGGTGCTGGCAGGTGCTAAAGCGCATTCGTTAGGCGGGAATTTCTGGCAGCCCACTGTACTGGGCGACTGTAGCGATGGGATGAAACTGGCCAGTGAAGAGACCTTCGGGCCGGTCGCGGCCTGCTTTCGTTTTACCAGTGAAGACGAGGTCATTCAGCGTGCCAACAATACGCCGTTTGGCCTGGCGGCTTACTTCTACACGCAAAATTTACAACGCGTATTCCGCGTTTCCCAGGCGATTGAAAGCGGCATGATTGGGATTAATGAATGCGCCGTATCAACCGAGCTGGGGCCATTTGGCGGGGTGAAAGAGTCGGGTCTGGGGCGTGAAGGATCGGTGCTGGGGCTTGAAGAGTTTCTGGAAGTGAAGACCCTGCACATCGGCGGCCTGTAA
- the yhcN gene encoding peroxide/acid stress response protein YhcN: MKIKTTVAALSVLSVLSFGAFAAESINAEQAQGRQAIGSVSVSAIGSSPMDMHEMLNKKAEANGASAYQITEARSGDNWHATAELYK, from the coding sequence ATGAAAATCAAAACTACTGTTGCAGCATTAAGCGTTCTGTCCGTTCTCTCTTTTGGCGCATTCGCAGCCGAATCCATCAACGCAGAACAAGCGCAAGGCCGTCAGGCTATCGGCTCTGTTTCCGTAAGCGCTATCGGTTCTTCCCCGATGGATATGCATGAAATGCTGAACAAAAAAGCAGAAGCAAACGGCGCATCCGCCTATCAGATTACTGAAGCACGTAGCGGCGACAACTGGCACGCTACGGCAGAACTTTACAAATAA
- the degS gene encoding outer membrane-stress sensor serine endopeptidase DegS: MFVKILRSVAIGLIVGAILLAAMPSLRKINTLTTPQFDSADETPASYNSAVRRAAPAVVNVYNRSMNSTTHNQLEIRTLGSGVIMDQRGYIITNKHVINDADQIIVALQDGRVFEALLVGSDTLTDLAVLKINATGGLPTIPINTKRSPHIGDVVLAIGNPYNLGQTITQGIISATGRIGLNPTGRQNFLQTDASINHGNSGGALVNSLGELMGINTLSFDKSNDGETPEGIGFAIPFQLATKIMDKLIRDGRVIRGYIGIGGREIAPLHAQGAGMDQIQGIVVNEVSPDGPAAQAGIQVNDVIISVNNKPAVSALETMDQVAEIRPGSVIPVIVMRDDKKLTLQVTIQEYPATN, translated from the coding sequence ATGTTTGTGAAGATCTTACGTTCGGTCGCAATTGGTCTTATTGTGGGTGCCATTCTGTTGGCGGCCATGCCCTCGCTGCGCAAAATAAATACCCTGACCACACCGCAATTCGACAGCGCGGATGAGACGCCAGCCAGCTATAATTCGGCGGTTCGCCGCGCCGCGCCTGCCGTCGTCAACGTTTATAACCGCAGTATGAACAGCACCACGCATAATCAGCTTGAGATCCGCACGCTGGGATCGGGCGTGATCATGGATCAGCGCGGTTACATCATCACCAATAAGCATGTGATCAACGATGCGGATCAGATCATTGTCGCCCTACAGGATGGACGCGTGTTTGAAGCGCTGCTGGTTGGTTCGGATACGCTGACGGATCTGGCGGTGTTAAAGATTAATGCCACGGGCGGTCTGCCGACAATCCCGATCAACACGAAACGCTCACCGCATATTGGTGATGTGGTTCTGGCCATCGGCAACCCGTATAACCTGGGGCAGACCATTACTCAGGGGATCATCAGCGCCACCGGGCGTATCGGTCTGAACCCAACCGGACGACAAAACTTCCTGCAAACGGACGCCTCCATCAACCACGGTAACTCCGGCGGAGCGCTGGTTAATTCGCTGGGCGAACTGATGGGCATTAACACCCTGTCATTTGATAAGAGTAACGATGGCGAGACGCCGGAAGGGATCGGTTTTGCAATCCCGTTCCAGTTAGCGACCAAGATTATGGATAAGCTGATCCGCGATGGTCGCGTGATTCGCGGTTATATCGGCATCGGTGGGCGAGAAATCGCGCCGCTGCATGCGCAGGGCGCCGGAATGGATCAAATCCAGGGGATTGTGGTCAATGAAGTGTCGCCGGATGGCCCGGCTGCGCAGGCGGGTATTCAGGTCAATGATGTGATCATTTCAGTCAACAACAAACCTGCCGTTTCCGCTCTGGAGACTATGGATCAGGTTGCTGAAATACGTCCAGGTTCGGTGATCCCGGTGATTGTGATGCGTGACGATAAAAAGCTGACGCTCCAGGTCACCATTCAGGAATACCCGGCGACAAATTAA
- the zapG gene encoding Z-ring associated protein ZapG — protein MTWEYALIGLVVGIIIGAVVMRFGNRKLRQQQALQYELEKNKAELEEYREELVSHFARSAELLDTMAHDYRQLYQHMAKSSSSLLPELSAESNPFRNRLAESEASNDQAPVQMPRDYSEGASGLLRSGAKRD, from the coding sequence ATGACCTGGGAATATGCGCTAATTGGGTTAGTCGTCGGTATCATCATTGGTGCCGTAGTCATGCGTTTTGGTAATCGTAAATTACGCCAACAGCAGGCATTGCAGTACGAACTGGAAAAGAATAAAGCTGAGCTGGAAGAGTATCGTGAAGAGCTGGTCAGCCACTTTGCCCGCAGCGCCGAGCTGCTGGATACCATGGCGCATGATTATCGTCAGCTGTATCAGCACATGGCGAAAAGCTCCAGCAGCCTGCTGCCGGAACTGTCTGCGGAATCGAACCCGTTCCGTAACCGTCTGGCGGAGTCTGAAGCCAGTAACGATCAGGCGCCGGTCCAGATGCCGCGTGACTATTCCGAAGGCGCTTCCGGCCTGCTGCGTAGTGGCGCAAAACGCGACTAA
- the rplM gene encoding 50S ribosomal protein L13 encodes MKTFTAKPETVKRDWYVVDATGKTLGRLATELALRLRGKHKAEYTPHVDTGDYIIVLNADKVAVTGNKRTDKVYYHHTGHIGGIKQATFEEMIARRPERVIEIAVKGMLPKGPLGRAMFRKLKVYAGNEHNHAAQQPQVLDI; translated from the coding sequence ATGAAAACTTTTACAGCTAAACCAGAAACCGTAAAACGCGACTGGTACGTTGTTGACGCGACCGGTAAAACTCTGGGCCGTCTGGCTACTGAACTGGCTCTTCGCCTGCGCGGTAAGCACAAAGCGGAATACACTCCGCACGTCGATACCGGTGATTACATCATCGTTCTGAACGCTGACAAAGTTGCTGTAACCGGCAACAAGCGTACTGACAAAGTGTACTATCACCACACCGGTCACATCGGTGGTATCAAACAAGCGACCTTTGAAGAGATGATTGCTCGCCGTCCTGAGCGTGTGATTGAAATCGCGGTTAAAGGCATGCTGCCAAAAGGCCCGCTGGGTCGTGCTATGTTCCGTAAACTGAAAGTTTACGCTGGCAACGAGCACAACCACGCGGCACAGCAACCGCAAGTTCTTGACATCTAA
- a CDS encoding barstar family protein: protein MNIYTFDFDEIEDQNDFYREFTRMFGLAREKVGDLDSLWDALMSEVLPLPLEIEFVHLPEKLRRRYGALILLFDEAEEELEGQLRFNVRHS from the coding sequence ATGAACATCTATACCTTTGATTTTGATGAAATAGAAGACCAGAACGATTTTTACCGCGAATTTACGCGGATGTTTGGCCTTGCCAGAGAGAAAGTCGGCGATCTTGATTCTCTATGGGATGCTCTCATGAGCGAGGTGCTGCCATTGCCGCTGGAGATTGAGTTTGTTCATCTGCCGGAAAAACTGCGCAGGCGTTACGGCGCGCTGATTTTGCTGTTTGATGAAGCAGAAGAGGAACTGGAAGGGCAGCTGCGGTTTAATGTTCGCCATTCGTGA
- the mdh gene encoding malate dehydrogenase, with product MKVAVLGAAGGIGQALALLLKTQLPSGSELSLYDIAPVTPGVAVDLSHIPTAVKIKGFSGEDATPALEGADVVLISAGVARKPGMDRSDLFNVNAGIVKNLVQQIATTCPKACVGIITNPVNTTVAIAAEVLKKAGVYDKNKLFGVTTLDIIRSNTFVAELKGKLPTDVEVPVIGGHSGVTILPLLSQIPGVSFTEQEVADLTKRIQNAGTEVVEAKAGGGSATLSMGQAAARFGLSLVRALQGEKDVVECAYVEGDGQYARFFSQPLLLGKNGVEERKSIGKLSAFEQNALEGMLDTLKKDIALGEEFVNK from the coding sequence ATGAAAGTCGCAGTCCTCGGCGCTGCCGGCGGTATCGGCCAGGCGCTTGCACTACTGTTAAAAACCCAACTGCCTTCAGGTTCAGAACTCTCCCTGTACGACATCGCTCCAGTGACCCCAGGTGTGGCCGTTGACTTGAGCCATATCCCTACAGCAGTAAAAATCAAAGGTTTCTCCGGCGAAGACGCGACCCCGGCGCTTGAAGGCGCAGACGTCGTACTGATCTCGGCTGGCGTGGCGCGTAAACCGGGTATGGATCGTTCCGACCTGTTTAACGTCAACGCAGGTATCGTGAAGAACCTGGTACAACAGATCGCAACGACCTGTCCGAAAGCCTGTGTGGGCATTATCACCAACCCGGTGAACACTACCGTCGCTATCGCTGCTGAAGTGCTGAAAAAAGCAGGCGTTTACGACAAGAACAAACTGTTTGGCGTGACCACGCTGGACATCATCCGCTCCAACACCTTTGTCGCGGAACTGAAAGGCAAACTGCCGACCGACGTTGAAGTTCCGGTTATCGGCGGTCACTCTGGCGTGACCATTCTGCCGCTGCTGTCGCAGATCCCGGGTGTCAGCTTCACCGAGCAGGAAGTGGCTGACCTGACCAAACGTATCCAGAATGCGGGTACGGAAGTGGTTGAAGCGAAGGCTGGCGGCGGATCGGCAACCCTGTCTATGGGTCAGGCTGCTGCGCGCTTTGGTCTTTCTCTGGTGCGCGCGCTGCAAGGCGAGAAGGACGTGGTGGAATGTGCCTACGTTGAAGGTGACGGCCAGTATGCGCGCTTCTTCTCTCAGCCGCTGCTGCTGGGTAAAAACGGCGTGGAAGAGCGCAAGTCTATCGGCAAACTGAGCGCGTTTGAACAGAATGCGCTGGAAGGTATGCTGGATACGCTGAAAAAAGATATCGCCCTGGGCGAAGAGTTCGTTAACAAGTAA
- the zapE gene encoding cell division protein ZapE: MQSISPTSRYLQALNDGSHQPDDVQKDAVNRLESIYQALIAKTPPAPQTGGLMARFGKLLGKREPSANAPVRGLYMWGGVGRGKTWLMDLFYHSLPGERKQRLHFHRFMLRVHEELTALQGQTDPLEIIADRFKAETDVLCFDEFFVSDITDAMLLGGLMKALFARGITLVATSNIPPDELYRNGLQRTRFLPAIDAIKAHCDIMNVDAGVDYRLRTLTQAHLWLSPRNDETQQQMDKLWLALAGAKRENAPTLEVNHRPLPTMGVENQTLAVSFVTLCVDARSQHDYIALSRLFHTVLLFDVPVMTPLMESEARRFIALVDEFYERHVKLVVSADAPLYEIYQGERLKFEFQRCLSRLQEMQSEEYLKRSHMP; this comes from the coding sequence ATGCAAAGCATTTCCCCCACATCGCGTTACCTTCAGGCCCTCAACGATGGCAGCCATCAACCCGACGACGTGCAAAAAGATGCGGTCAACCGACTGGAGTCGATTTACCAGGCGCTGATCGCCAAAACGCCTCCGGCGCCGCAAACCGGCGGACTGATGGCCCGTTTCGGTAAACTGCTTGGCAAACGTGAACCGTCAGCGAATGCGCCGGTGCGTGGTCTGTATATGTGGGGTGGGGTCGGGCGAGGGAAAACCTGGCTGATGGATCTCTTCTATCATAGTCTGCCGGGCGAGCGGAAACAGCGTCTGCATTTCCACCGCTTTATGCTGCGTGTGCATGAGGAGCTGACGGCGCTACAGGGGCAGACCGACCCGCTGGAGATTATTGCCGATCGTTTCAAAGCCGAAACGGATGTGCTCTGCTTTGATGAGTTTTTTGTTTCCGACATCACCGACGCGATGCTGCTTGGCGGCTTAATGAAAGCGCTGTTTGCCCGCGGCATTACCCTGGTGGCGACCTCGAACATCCCGCCGGATGAGCTGTACCGCAATGGCCTGCAACGTACCCGCTTCCTTCCGGCTATCGACGCTATCAAAGCGCATTGCGACATTATGAATGTGGATGCCGGGGTGGATTATCGTCTGCGCACGCTGACGCAGGCGCATTTGTGGCTCTCGCCGCGTAATGACGAAACGCAGCAACAGATGGATAAACTCTGGCTGGCGCTGGCGGGTGCGAAACGTGAGAATGCGCCAACGCTGGAGGTGAATCATCGTCCGTTACCGACGATGGGAGTGGAAAACCAGACGCTGGCGGTCTCCTTCGTCACCTTATGCGTAGACGCTCGCAGCCAGCATGACTATATTGCGCTGTCGCGCCTGTTCCATACGGTTCTGCTGTTTGATGTGCCGGTCATGACGCCGCTGATGGAAAGCGAAGCGCGCCGTTTTATCGCGCTGGTGGATGAATTCTACGAGCGCCATGTGAAGCTGGTGGTGAGCGCCGACGCGCCTTTATATGAGATCTATCAGGGCGAACGCCTGAAGTTTGAGTTCCAGCGCTGTTTGTCGCGTTTGCAGGAGATGCAGAGCGAGGAGTATCTGAAACGCTCGCATATGCCGTAG
- the degQ gene encoding serine endoprotease DegQ encodes MKKQIPLLSALALSVGLTLSAPFQAVASIPAQIPGQAALPSLAPMLEKVLPAVISVKVEGTATQSQKVPEEFKKFFGDELPDQPSQPFEGLGSGVIIDAAKGYVLTNNHVINQAQKISVQLNDGREFDAKLIGSDDQSDIALLQIQNASNLTQIAIADSDKLRVGDFAVAVGNPFGLGQTATSGIVSALGRSGLNLEGLENFIQTDASINRGNSGGALLNLNGELIGINTAILAPGGGSIGIGFAIPSNMARTLAQQLIQFGEIKRGLLGIKGMELTADIAKAFKLDVQRGAFISEVLPGSGSAKAGVKSGDVITSLNGKPLSSFAELRSRIATTEPGTKVKLGMLRDGKPLEVEVTLDTSTSSSASAEMIAPALQGATLSDGQLKDGNKGIKIDNVEKSSPAAQAGLHKDDVIISVNRDRVHSIAEMRKVLEAKPSIIALQVVRGNENIYLLLR; translated from the coding sequence ATGAAAAAACAAATCCCGTTGTTAAGTGCATTAGCGTTAAGTGTCGGGTTAACGCTCTCGGCACCGTTTCAGGCCGTCGCATCGATACCCGCGCAGATTCCCGGTCAGGCGGCGCTCCCCAGTCTCGCGCCAATGCTGGAAAAAGTGCTGCCGGCCGTGATTAGCGTGAAGGTTGAGGGAACCGCGACCCAAAGTCAGAAGGTTCCAGAAGAGTTTAAAAAGTTTTTTGGCGACGAGTTGCCTGATCAACCCTCTCAGCCGTTCGAAGGGCTGGGGTCGGGCGTCATCATTGACGCCGCCAAAGGCTACGTTCTGACCAATAACCATGTCATTAATCAGGCACAGAAGATCAGCGTTCAGTTAAATGACGGACGCGAGTTTGACGCTAAACTGATCGGCAGCGACGACCAGAGCGACATCGCGCTGCTGCAAATCCAGAACGCCAGCAACCTGACGCAAATCGCCATCGCCGACTCCGACAAACTGCGCGTCGGCGACTTTGCCGTCGCGGTAGGCAACCCGTTTGGTCTGGGGCAAACCGCCACCTCCGGCATTGTCTCCGCGCTTGGCCGGAGCGGGCTGAATCTGGAAGGACTGGAAAACTTTATTCAAACCGACGCCTCGATTAACCGTGGCAACTCCGGCGGCGCGCTGCTGAATCTCAACGGCGAGCTGATCGGCATCAACACCGCTATTCTGGCACCTGGCGGCGGTAGCATCGGCATTGGGTTTGCGATTCCGAGTAATATGGCGCGCACGCTGGCGCAACAGCTGATTCAGTTTGGTGAAATTAAACGCGGCCTGCTGGGAATTAAAGGCATGGAATTGACCGCCGATATCGCCAAAGCCTTCAAGCTGGATGTACAGCGCGGGGCGTTCATCAGCGAAGTGCTCCCGGGTTCAGGTTCCGCGAAAGCGGGTGTGAAATCCGGCGACGTGATCACCAGTCTCAACGGCAAGCCGCTGAGCAGCTTTGCCGAACTGCGCTCACGCATCGCAACGACGGAACCCGGCACGAAAGTGAAGCTCGGTATGTTACGCGACGGCAAACCGCTGGAAGTCGAAGTCACCCTCGACACCAGCACGTCATCCTCCGCCAGCGCGGAGATGATCGCCCCGGCATTGCAGGGCGCAACGCTGAGCGATGGTCAGTTAAAAGACGGCAATAAAGGCATCAAAATTGATAACGTTGAAAAAAGCAGTCCCGCCGCCCAGGCCGGTTTGCACAAAGATGACGTGATCATTAGCGTTAACCGCGATCGCGTGCACTCGATTGCGGAAATGCGCAAAGTGCTGGAAGCGAAACCATCGATTATTGCGCTACAGGTCGTACGCGGTAACGAGAACATTTACCTGCTCCTGCGTTAA
- the aaeB gene encoding p-hydroxybenzoic acid efflux pump subunit AaeB: protein MGIFSIANQHIRFAVKLACAIVLALFVGFHFQLETPRWAVLTAAIVAAGPAFAAGGEPYSGAIRYRGMLRIIGTFIGCIAALTIIITMIRAPLLMILVCCIWAGFCTWISSLVRVENSYAWGLSGYTALIIVITIQAEPLLTPQFAVERCSEIVIGIVCAIMADLLFSPRSVKQEVDREVDGLLVAQYQLMQLCIKHGDSEEVDKAWGDLVRRTAALEGMRSNLNMESSRWGRANRRLKALNTLSLTLITQSCETYLIQNTHPELITDTFRELFETPVETAQDVHKQLKRMRRIIAWTGERETPVTLYTWAGAATRYLLLKRGVIGNAKISVTEEEVLQGEPVVKVESAERHHAMVNFWRTTLSCVLGTLFWLWTGWTSGSGAMVMIAVVTSLAMRLPNPRMVAIDFIYGTLAALPLGLLYFLVIIPNTQQSMLLLCLSLAVLGFFLGIEVQKRRLGSMGALASTINIIVLDNPMTFHFSQFLDSALGQIVGCMMAFIVILLVRDNSRDRTGRVLLNQFVSAAVSAMTTNVVRRKENHLPALYQQLFLLMNKFPGDLPKFRLALTMIIAHQRLRDAPIPVNHDLSAFHRQLRRTADHVISAGNDDKRRRYFGQLLDELDVYQEKLRVWEAPPRVTEPVKRLSGMLHKYQHALTDN from the coding sequence ATGGGTATTTTCTCCATTGCCAACCAGCATATCCGCTTTGCGGTAAAACTGGCATGCGCCATCGTCCTGGCGCTGTTCGTTGGCTTTCACTTTCAGCTTGAGACGCCGCGCTGGGCGGTGCTGACCGCCGCGATTGTCGCCGCAGGCCCGGCATTCGCCGCCGGTGGGGAACCCTATTCCGGCGCGATTCGCTATCGCGGGATGCTGCGTATCATCGGGACATTTATTGGCTGTATCGCCGCGCTGACCATTATCATCACCATGATTCGTGCGCCGTTATTAATGATTCTGGTGTGCTGTATCTGGGCGGGATTTTGTACCTGGATCTCCTCGCTGGTACGGGTTGAAAACTCCTATGCATGGGGGCTGTCCGGGTATACGGCGCTGATCATCGTCATTACCATTCAGGCGGAGCCACTACTGACGCCGCAGTTCGCGGTTGAACGTTGCAGCGAGATCGTGATTGGTATCGTCTGCGCTATTATGGCGGATCTGCTCTTTTCGCCGCGTTCAGTGAAACAGGAAGTGGATCGTGAAGTCGACGGCCTGCTGGTGGCGCAATACCAGCTGATGCAGCTGTGTATTAAGCACGGCGACAGTGAGGAAGTGGACAAAGCCTGGGGCGATCTGGTGCGGCGGACGGCGGCGCTGGAAGGCATGCGCAGCAATCTCAATATGGAGTCATCGCGCTGGGGGCGCGCCAACCGCCGCCTGAAAGCGCTGAATACGCTCTCGTTGACGCTGATCACCCAGTCCTGTGAAACATACCTGATTCAGAACACTCACCCGGAGTTGATCACCGACACTTTCCGCGAGCTGTTCGAAACGCCCGTCGAAACCGCGCAGGACGTACATAAACAGCTTAAGCGGATGCGTCGCATCATTGCCTGGACCGGCGAACGTGAAACGCCCGTAACCCTTTACACCTGGGCCGGTGCGGCGACGCGCTATCTGCTGCTGAAGCGCGGCGTGATTGGCAACGCCAAAATCAGCGTGACGGAAGAGGAAGTGTTGCAGGGCGAGCCCGTCGTGAAGGTGGAATCTGCCGAGCGCCATCACGCGATGGTTAACTTCTGGCGCACCACGCTGTCCTGTGTGCTGGGCACCTTATTCTGGCTGTGGACGGGCTGGACGTCGGGAAGCGGCGCGATGGTGATGATTGCGGTCGTCACGTCGCTGGCGATGCGCTTACCCAACCCGCGCATGGTCGCTATCGACTTTATTTACGGGACGCTGGCGGCGCTACCGTTGGGTCTGCTCTATTTTTTAGTGATCATCCCGAATACGCAGCAAAGCATGTTGCTGCTGTGTCTGAGCCTGGCGGTGCTGGGGTTCTTTCTCGGGATCGAAGTCCAGAAACGGCGGCTGGGTTCGATGGGGGCGCTGGCCAGTACCATTAACATCATCGTGCTGGACAACCCGATGACCTTCCACTTCAGCCAGTTCCTTGACAGCGCGCTCGGGCAGATTGTGGGGTGCATGATGGCGTTTATCGTCATTCTGTTGGTTCGTGATAATTCACGCGACAGAACCGGACGTGTGCTGCTTAACCAGTTCGTTTCCGCAGCGGTGTCTGCGATGACCACCAACGTTGTGCGCCGTAAAGAGAACCACCTTCCGGCGCTGTATCAGCAGTTGTTCTTGTTAATGAACAAATTCCCGGGCGACCTGCCGAAGTTTCGTCTGGCGCTGACGATGATCATTGCGCACCAACGTCTGCGTGATGCGCCCATCCCGGTCAATCATGATTTATCTGCTTTTCACCGCCAGCTCCGGCGTACGGCCGATCATGTGATTTCAGCCGGAAATGACGATAAGCGTCGGCGCTACTTTGGACAACTGCTGGATGAGCTTGATGTCTATCAGGAAAAATTGCGAGTCTGGGAAGCGCCGCCACGGGTGACGGAGCCGGTAAAACGACTATCCGGCATGTTGCACAAATATCAGCACGCCTTGACGGATAACTAA